In Puntigrus tetrazona isolate hp1 chromosome 7, ASM1883169v1, whole genome shotgun sequence, the following are encoded in one genomic region:
- the LOC122348494 gene encoding talin rod domain-containing protein 1-like translates to MASSGSGKSDSEVSTSILSGSLQQRKRLSSVCDACKSKMQLVAELLLLSSETRPVVNADGMPVAETFEKCRDTVIARTKELSIIVHDIQSQLNMGKFVEVGDRLGEMGDLVVSLTEYSAHAAYLAAVEIPGSQAAVSGLVDRYKVTRCRHEVEQTCNVLRLTALADLTPQLLLEVSQNILKNLTALTDASSLASDKSKDRFAREQFKAGVKCMSTSATALLACVRELKACPSDLTRNRCVLFSGPLVQAVHALVGFATEPQFLGKAAAIPPEGKGVQTAVLGGAMSVVSACVLLTQGLKDISQHPENSSQMPLYRDRLRNSACAVSDGCTLLSQALRERSSPRTLPPVNSHSVN, encoded by the coding sequence ATGGCTAGTAGTGGCTCGGGAAAATCAGATAGCGAGGTTTCCACCAGCATCCTTAGCGGAAGCTTGCAACAAAGGAAGAGACTTTCATCCGTCTGCGACGCATGCAAGAGCAAAATGCAGCTGGTGGCGGAGCTGCTCCTGTTGTCCAGCGAGACCAGGCCGGTGGTGAACGCCGACGGGATGCCCGTAGCCGAGACGTTCGAGAAATGCCGCGACACGGTGATCGCGCGAACCAAGGAGCTATCGATCATCGTTCACGATATCCAGAGCCAGCTCAACATGGGGAAGTTCGTGGAGGTCGGCGACCGACTGGGCGAGATGGGCGACTTGGTGGTCTCTCTGACCGAGTATTCGGCGCACGCCGCTTACCTGGCGGCGGTGGAGATCCCGGGTTCCCAAGCTGCCGTTTCCGGTCTGGTTGACCGCTACAAAGTCACCCGATGCCGACACGAAGTGGAGCAAACGTGCAACGTCCTCCGCCTGACGGCTCTGGCCGACCTGACTCCGCAGCTCCTTCTGGAAGTCTCGCAGAACATCCTGAAGAACCTCACCGCGCTTACGGACGCCTCCTCTCTGGCCAGTGATAAATCCAAGGACAGGTTTGCCAGGGAGCAGTTCAAAGCCGGCGTCAAGTGCATGAGCACGAGCGCCACGGCTCTTTTGGCGTGCGTGCGCGAGCTGAAGGCCTGCCCGAGCGACCTGACCCGGAACCGCTGCGTGCTTTTCAGCGGGCCGCTCGTGCAGGCCGTGCACGCCTTGGTGGGCTTCGCCACCGAGCCGCAGTTCCTCGGCAAAGCCGCCGCCATCCCCCCCGAGGGCAAAGGGGTGCAGACGGCTGTTCTGGGCGGCGCCATGAGCGTGGTTTCGGCCTGCGTGCTCCTGACCCAGGGCCTCAAGGATATTTCGCAGCATCCCGAGAACAGCTCCCAGATGCCCCTCTATCGGGATCGGCTGAGAAACTCTGCATGCGCCGTCTCGGACGGCTGCACACTCCTGTCTCAGGCACTAAGGGAACGATCCTCACCTAGAACTTTACCGCCAGTTAACTCTCATTCTGTGAATTAA
- the LOC122348498 gene encoding LRP chaperone MESD-like, with product MASPVSCRTVSVLFFLVLFVSVHCTDTKPKKKKDIRDYNDADMARLLEEWEKDDDIEEGDLPEHKRSPPPIDFSKIDASRPEELLKMSKKGKTLMVFATVSGNPTEKETEEVTTLWQGSLFNANFDIQRFCGGSNRVIFMLRDGSYAWEIKDFLVAQDRCEDVTVEGQVYPGKAAKGNEQNETKKKGDKKAANRANKSKQEL from the exons ATGGCGTCTCCCGTCAGCTGCAGGACTGTATCAGTATTGTTTTTTCTCGTATTGTTCGTATCGGTTCACTGTACAGACACTAAaccgaagaagaagaaagacataAGGGATTATAATGACGCAGATATGGCCAGGCTCCTGGAGGAGTGGGAG AAAGATGACGACATCGAGGAGGGGGATTTACCTGAGCACAAGCGCTCTCCTCCACCCATCGACTTCTCTAAAATAGACGCGTCCCGACCCGAGGAGCTCCTGAAGATGTCCAAGAAGGGAAAGACCCTGATGGTGTTCGCCACCGTGTCAGGAAACCCCACAGAGAAGGAGACGGAGGAGGTCACCACCCTGTGGCAGGGAAGCCTCTTCAACGCCAACTTCGACATTCAGAGGT TTTGTGGTGGATCCAACCGTGTCATCTTCATGCTGCGTGACGGGAGCTACGCCTGGGAGATTAAAGACTTCCTGGTCGCTCAGGACCGCTGTGAGGATGTGACCGTAGAAGGGCAGGTGTACCCTGGGAAAGCCGCCAAGGGGAACGAGCAAAACGAGACCAAGAAGAAAGGAGACAAGAAAGCAGCCAACCGAGCCAATAAAAGCAAGCAGGAGCTTTGA